The following are encoded together in the Streptomyces flavofungini genome:
- a CDS encoding PP2C family protein-serine/threonine phosphatase produces MTTGEREEGRVVLSCLPVVMMAVVTVVDLTAGPEVGFLPLVSLGPAFAGLIGTWRRTALIGVVALLLCVGLGAYDGLFGTRRGYTAMASVVGVTAAGVTAAVMRGRREAELASMRSIAEAAQRVLLRPVPRSAGPLQVAVSYTSAVAEARIGGDLYEVVASPHGVRVIVGDVQGKGLAAVETAALVLGAFREAAHDEPDLVALAARLERSVAREANGEKFVTVVLAEVRVEERAAVLLNCGHPAPMLVRSDGCVDFLRPPAYALPLGLGTHGGEPPRSYRVDFAPGDQLLFYTDGVTEARDADGTFFPLEERAGLLKSPEAEAAIEALREDVVRHARGPLHDDAAMLLLRYR; encoded by the coding sequence ATGACCACTGGAGAGCGGGAGGAGGGGCGCGTCGTCCTTTCCTGCTTGCCGGTCGTGATGATGGCCGTCGTGACCGTTGTGGACCTCACGGCAGGTCCTGAGGTGGGGTTCCTCCCGCTGGTGTCGCTCGGGCCTGCCTTCGCCGGGCTGATCGGTACCTGGCGGCGCACCGCGCTGATCGGAGTCGTGGCACTGCTGTTGTGCGTGGGGCTGGGTGCCTACGACGGTCTCTTCGGCACCCGGCGCGGCTACACGGCGATGGCGTCCGTGGTGGGAGTGACCGCTGCGGGTGTCACGGCCGCGGTGATGCGCGGGCGGCGCGAGGCGGAACTGGCCAGTATGCGCTCGATTGCCGAAGCGGCGCAGCGGGTGCTGTTGCGCCCGGTGCCGCGAAGCGCGGGACCGCTGCAGGTCGCTGTCTCCTACACCTCAGCGGTCGCGGAGGCGCGGATCGGCGGCGACCTGTACGAGGTCGTGGCCTCCCCCCACGGTGTGCGGGTGATCGTCGGAGATGTGCAGGGCAAGGGACTTGCCGCGGTGGAGACGGCGGCGCTGGTGCTGGGCGCCTTTCGTGAGGCGGCGCACGACGAGCCGGACCTGGTCGCTCTCGCCGCCCGCCTGGAGCGCAGTGTGGCCCGGGAGGCGAACGGTGAGAAGTTCGTGACCGTGGTCCTCGCCGAGGTGCGGGTCGAGGAGCGGGCCGCGGTGTTGCTGAACTGCGGGCATCCGGCCCCGATGCTCGTACGCTCCGACGGCTGTGTCGACTTCCTCCGCCCGCCCGCCTACGCTCTTCCGCTCGGCCTGGGAACGCACGGAGGCGAGCCACCCCGCTCCTACCGCGTCGACTTCGCCCCGGGCGATCAACTCCTGTTCTACACCGACGGCGTGACCGAGGCCCGCGACGCGGACGGCACGTTCTTCCCCCTGGAAGAGCGCGCCGGCCTGCTCAAGAGCCCCGAGGCCGAGGCCGCGATCGAGGCGCTGCGCGAGGACGTGGTACGGCACGCGAGGGGCCCCTTGCACGACGACGCGGCCATGCTGCTGCTGCGCTACCGGTGA
- a CDS encoding SulP family inorganic anion transporter: MLQRVTKEVLAGLTVAVVALPLAIAFGITATGTSEGALVGLYGAIFAGFFAAVFGGTPGQVTGPTGPITVVATGVISEHGLEGAFLAFIMAGAFQVLFGLCKLGSLIRFIPHPVVSGFMGGIALIIILGELDQARSSFLVVAGTIVLMLLSTRVIKSVPASLIALVLMTLLLRVAERPLRDVHVGPVALNSAIDYIGKIPESVPSLTVPDLSGSLVLTLLLPALSIALLGSIDSLLTSVVMDNITGTRHRSNKELIGQGIGNAASGLLGGLASAGATVRSVVNIRSGGRTALSAAAHSVILLALVVGLGTVVQYIPLAVLSGILILTAVGMFDWDGLSKAHVTPRGDVAVMFVTMIVTVLFDLTVAVAAGVLLAFVVHAVPGRRGRARVIRDDADAYRIEGPLSFLSVDRVFSALPGDRSNLSLSLEGVSYIDLSGAKALLTFIDHSRNAGVELNLNDLPPHVENRLTALASGEQRDKLKTVVTDT, from the coding sequence ATGCTCCAGCGCGTTACCAAGGAAGTCCTGGCCGGCCTGACCGTCGCCGTCGTAGCTCTGCCGCTGGCCATAGCCTTCGGCATCACCGCGACCGGTACGTCGGAAGGCGCACTCGTCGGGCTGTACGGCGCGATCTTCGCCGGATTCTTCGCGGCGGTCTTCGGCGGTACGCCCGGCCAGGTCACCGGCCCCACGGGCCCCATCACCGTCGTCGCCACCGGGGTGATATCCGAGCACGGGCTGGAGGGCGCGTTCCTGGCGTTCATCATGGCCGGTGCGTTTCAGGTCCTGTTCGGCCTGTGCAAACTCGGGTCGCTCATCCGCTTCATCCCCCACCCCGTGGTCTCGGGCTTCATGGGCGGGATCGCGCTCATCATCATCCTGGGCGAACTGGACCAGGCGCGGAGCAGTTTCCTGGTGGTTGCAGGAACGATAGTGCTGATGCTCCTGTCGACGCGCGTGATCAAGTCGGTCCCGGCCAGCCTGATCGCGCTCGTCCTCATGACCCTGCTCCTGCGGGTCGCGGAGCGGCCCCTGCGGGACGTACACGTCGGGCCGGTCGCGCTCAACAGCGCGATCGACTACATCGGCAAGATCCCGGAGTCCGTACCCTCGCTCACCGTTCCCGACCTCAGCGGCTCCCTGGTCCTCACCCTCTTGCTGCCCGCGCTCAGCATCGCGCTGCTCGGCTCCATCGACTCGTTGCTGACCTCGGTCGTCATGGACAACATCACCGGCACCCGGCACCGGAGCAACAAGGAACTGATCGGCCAGGGCATCGGCAACGCCGCCAGCGGTCTCCTCGGCGGCCTCGCCAGCGCCGGCGCGACCGTCCGGTCCGTGGTCAACATCAGAAGCGGCGGCCGCACCGCCCTGTCGGCGGCCGCGCACAGCGTCATCCTCCTCGCCCTCGTGGTCGGCCTCGGGACCGTCGTGCAGTACATACCCCTCGCCGTTCTGTCGGGCATCCTGATCCTGACCGCGGTGGGCATGTTCGACTGGGACGGCCTGAGCAAGGCGCACGTCACCCCGCGCGGCGACGTCGCCGTGATGTTCGTGACGATGATCGTCACGGTCCTCTTCGACCTGACCGTGGCGGTCGCCGCCGGCGTCCTCCTGGCATTCGTCGTGCACGCCGTACCGGGACGCCGGGGCAGAGCCAGGGTCATCCGCGACGACGCCGATGCCTACCGCATCGAAGGGCCTCTGTCGTTCCTCTCCGTGGACCGGGTCTTCTCCGCCCTGCCCGGTGACCGCTCGAACCTGTCGCTGAGCCTGGAGGGCGTGAGCTACATCGACTTGTCCGGGGCGAAGGCCCTGCTGACCTTCATCGACCATTCGCGCAACGCCGGAGTCGAACTCAACCTCAATGACCTGCCCCCACACGTCGAGAACAGGTTGACGGCGCTCGCCAGCGGGGAACAGCGCGACAAGCTCAAGACAGTCGTCACAGACACCTAG
- a CDS encoding beta-class carbonic anhydrase, whose protein sequence is MTAIDELLQRNSDSPLRGTPTINTPVPSLHLTIVTCMDARIKVFDVFGLKHGEAHILRNAGGVVTDDTIRSLAISQRKLHTREIIVMQHTQCGMATFTEDEFKDELEHDTGLRPTWSVESFRDVEASVRTSVARVRHAPFLPHTDRVRGFVYDVRDGSLSEADAAARTVSA, encoded by the coding sequence ATGACCGCCATCGATGAACTGCTGCAGCGAAACTCCGACTCGCCGCTGCGGGGTACGCCGACCATCAACACGCCGGTGCCGAGCCTGCACTTGACGATTGTCACCTGCATGGACGCCCGGATCAAAGTGTTCGACGTATTCGGCCTGAAGCACGGTGAAGCACACATCCTGCGCAATGCCGGCGGTGTCGTGACCGACGACACCATCCGCTCCCTCGCCATCAGCCAGCGCAAGCTGCACACCCGCGAGATCATCGTCATGCAGCACACCCAGTGCGGCATGGCGACCTTCACCGAAGACGAGTTCAAGGACGAACTGGAGCACGACACCGGCCTGAGGCCCACCTGGTCGGTGGAGAGCTTCCGGGACGTCGAGGCCAGCGTGCGAACCTCGGTGGCCCGCGTGCGGCATGCCCCGTTCCTCCCGCACACCGACCGGGTCCGCGGATTCGTCTACGACGTGCGCGACGGGTCGCTGTCCGAGGCCGACGCCGCCGCACGCACCGTCTCCGCCTGA
- a CDS encoding cation:proton antiporter has product MVLIVVFGVALLIAVLLSGLAARTVLSTSFLFLVGGALVSDGFLGLIHITPDSEIVSVTADLALFAVLFTDGMHVSFPKLRANWKNPARALGLGMPLAFVGMALITHYLVGLDWTTSFLVGAVLAPTDPVFASAIVGRKEVPSKLRQLLNVESGINDGLALPVVLILIAAAGPTSGHAESSLGKIGLELLLGLVFGVVLPMAVIALVRFRHLGAEPKLQPLLPLAIGVILYALCHLTHANPYLAAFSAGAVLTARSIEAKESFEPLGEALAELAKFAALLVFGALLTPSLFGDLSFGGYVAVVLAIVLIRPASLLLSLMGTRFTRQEKLVAAWFGPKGFASVVYGLLVLQAGIPQGGEAFTLIAVCIAFSIVAHSSTDVPIARLFHVDELTDTEVPAARTSDATSAEEPSRVGP; this is encoded by the coding sequence ATGGTGCTCATCGTCGTCTTCGGGGTCGCACTGCTGATCGCCGTGTTGTTGTCAGGCCTCGCGGCTCGCACAGTACTCTCCACCTCCTTCCTCTTCCTCGTCGGCGGCGCGCTGGTCAGCGACGGTTTCCTCGGTCTGATCCACATCACGCCGGACAGCGAGATCGTGTCCGTGACGGCAGATCTCGCTCTGTTCGCGGTGCTGTTCACCGACGGCATGCACGTCTCCTTCCCCAAGCTGCGCGCCAACTGGAAGAACCCGGCGCGCGCCCTGGGGCTCGGCATGCCGCTCGCCTTCGTGGGCATGGCGCTGATCACGCATTACCTGGTGGGCCTGGACTGGACGACGTCCTTCCTGGTCGGTGCGGTCCTCGCGCCCACCGACCCGGTGTTCGCCTCGGCCATCGTGGGGCGCAAGGAAGTGCCGTCCAAGCTGCGGCAGTTGCTGAACGTGGAGAGCGGCATCAACGACGGCCTCGCGCTGCCCGTCGTTCTCATCCTCATCGCCGCGGCCGGCCCCACCTCAGGACATGCCGAGTCCTCCCTGGGGAAGATCGGTCTGGAGCTGCTGCTCGGCCTGGTCTTCGGCGTGGTTCTGCCGATGGCCGTCATCGCCCTGGTCCGCTTCCGTCACCTCGGCGCGGAGCCCAAGCTGCAGCCGCTGCTGCCGCTGGCGATCGGTGTGATCCTGTACGCGCTGTGCCACCTCACGCACGCCAACCCCTACCTGGCGGCATTCTCGGCGGGCGCAGTTCTCACTGCCCGCTCGATCGAGGCCAAGGAGTCCTTCGAACCGCTGGGCGAGGCACTGGCCGAACTGGCCAAGTTCGCTGCCCTGCTGGTGTTCGGCGCACTGCTCACTCCGAGCCTCTTCGGCGACCTGTCGTTCGGCGGGTACGTGGCCGTGGTCCTGGCCATCGTGCTGATCCGGCCCGCCTCGCTGCTGCTCTCGTTGATGGGGACCCGCTTCACCCGCCAGGAGAAGCTGGTGGCCGCCTGGTTCGGCCCGAAGGGTTTCGCCTCCGTCGTCTACGGGCTGCTCGTGCTCCAGGCCGGGATCCCCCAGGGCGGGGAGGCGTTCACGCTCATCGCGGTGTGCATCGCCTTCTCGATCGTGGCCCACAGCAGCACCGATGTCCCCATCGCCCGCCTCTTCCACGTCGACGAGCTCACCGACACCGAAGTGCCCGCCGCCCGGACCAGCGACGCCACGAGCGCGGAGGAGCCGAGCCGCGTAGGGCCGTGA
- a CDS encoding MarR family winged helix-turn-helix transcriptional regulator: protein MDDVDAVTRAVLTASRVLVAVSARSLAEVEDRVTLPQFRMLVVLSSRGETKLVALAELLGVAPSTAMRMVDRLIAAGLAARQTNPDNRRETLLRLTDEGHRTVEDVTARRRQEIASIVERLAPQQRMALIDVLTDFNQAGGEPPAPSRGAGTDPYPLGWGESPTAG from the coding sequence ATGGACGATGTGGATGCGGTGACCCGTGCCGTGCTGACGGCGTCGCGGGTGTTGGTAGCGGTGTCCGCGCGTTCCCTCGCCGAGGTCGAGGACCGGGTGACGCTGCCGCAGTTCCGCATGCTGGTGGTGCTCTCTTCGCGGGGGGAGACCAAACTCGTCGCGCTGGCCGAGCTGTTGGGCGTGGCCCCGTCGACGGCGATGCGCATGGTCGACCGGCTGATCGCGGCCGGGCTCGCGGCCCGGCAGACCAATCCCGACAACCGCCGCGAGACCCTGCTGCGGCTCACCGACGAAGGGCACCGCACGGTGGAGGATGTCACCGCGCGGCGCCGCCAGGAGATCGCGTCGATCGTCGAGCGGCTCGCCCCGCAGCAGCGAATGGCGCTCATCGACGTGCTGACGGACTTCAACCAGGCGGGCGGCGAACCACCGGCACCGTCTCGGGGCGCGGGCACGGACCCGTATCCGCTGGGCTGGGGGGAATCACCGACGGCAGGCTGA
- a CDS encoding DUF1929 domain-containing protein, with protein sequence MTPAPPSRPGPTSRRRPVTRTVRWCRTTPCSRPVAAAATAAATPATPSAPRSTTRRRTAPRTADAGRIRHVRLTRPGSATHVTDFDQRPIALRVVRRDKDALTVSVPGGSSLIPPGWYMVFATDRDGIPSRAAWVHVR encoded by the coding sequence ATGACGCCCGCCCCGCCTTCGAGGCCGGGCCCGACCTCCCGGAGAAGACCCGTTACTCGAACAGTGCGCTGGTGCCGGACGACGCCGTGTTCACGACCGGTGGCAGCCGCGGCTACCGCGGCCGCGACGCCAGCGACACCGTCCGCTCCCAGATCCACGACCCGGAGAAGAACTGCGCCGCGTACCGCGGACGCCGGACGCATCCGGCACGTGCGTCTCACGCGGCCCGGCTCCGCCACCCACGTCACCGACTTCGACCAGCGGCCCATCGCTCTCCGCGTCGTCCGCCGGGACAAGGATGCCCTGACCGTGAGCGTGCCTGGCGGCAGCTCCCTCATCCCGCCCGGCTGGTACATGGTCTTCGCCACCGACCGGGACGGCATTCCCTCGCGGGCAGCCTGGGTCCACGTACGGTAG